TTAGCCAAGGAGGCAAAGGTTCAGGACAACTGAAGAGGTGAACGTCCGTTACCTGTGTTGATATAAAAGTAACTCGCTCTTACATGTTTTGCGGTTTATTAAGAGTACTGTACGACTTTCATCTTTGTTGCCTGTGTTTCGCCTATACCACTAGCTATGCTTTACTGAACATATTATTTGAAAACTCTGTCGGCAGATATATTCTCTAAGAGCCACTCATCACCAtaacaatataaaaaaaaaatgacatttttagtGATACTTTTAGAATAGTGTTCGTATTTAAGAATGTTCCAAAGTGCAATTCCCGATAGTTGGAGAATgctaattaaaaatattagtcatttttgtttgtagcaAAGTTGATTTAATTATCATGGTTTAAGAAAACCTTTCGTATAAAACCAAGCGAAGTGAGGTTTATTCCAGATGTGTTCACTACCTCTCTGTTCAATTCGATTCTTAACTAATGATAAGATAGtcaaaagttttaaaattcaatGAATTAGGGTATCGGATGGTGGATAACACGGGAGCATGACATTTCAACACCGctcccccccccacccccggAAAAAGTGGGTTTTTACTATGAGAGCTTTTTTCCATGGTGACTGTAAATTCAAGTGGATCTGTGGAAATCTAACGAAAGCCATAGCAACGGAATCAACATCAACCATAAGCATTGCCTTGGTATGGgactattttccaattttaattGAATTGATCACGCAAACTAGACAACAGGGCAAAGAATGGAATGATGTAGcgataaaaaaatcaatgattgTAGTGAGGCGTAGAGAAAGTCAGGTTCTGCGCCAAACTTGTCGcgcaaattttgtttttccccaTGGAACGCGaatgttgtttgtttacttcGAGATGGTTCTGCTTGGAGCTCTTCCGCAACATTTGTCGAATTTTTTCTCGATATGATTAATGCGTTTTATCCTTTTCACATGACAACGCGGATTATTTGAACTTCAATGATATTGACAGCCCTCGGAAACTGATATATACATTCGCGTATCTAGCCAAACTTTTCAGAATATTTCTTCTCAGAATTTGTTGGAAACTCCAGCAAAAAGGCGTTGTGCTATACATAGttttactaaagaaaaaaatagacaaagaaaatgttttggaGAGCCTTAATTCTTCTGTTCCTTTTGGCTCTTCTAACGCCAGCATTAGGAAAACCTATTCCTCACCCAGAtggtaagttttttttgtattctATTCCTCCTAATCGGCACTAAATCTCGactcaaatatttttgcttATGTCTCTCGCAGTTTTTCGTATTGATACAATTAACGAACAAGATCATTAACgcttatttattgttttgccaATTGAGAGATGTGTTGAACAACGGTGTTACATGGGTcgctcaatttttttcacgATATAGGTGGGCACTCCACATATGCAGTCGTATTTTTTCCATCTATGTTCTTTTCAACCGAGCCACTTTTCCAAAAAAGTAATGCCAGTTGATACTTGCCTCTTGGGAAGCGCTAttcctttcaatttttcattcaagATGCCACGTGACACATCGTCAAATGGCAGCTTTCGAAGAATTACGAGAAAAAAGTAGAAAGGATTGTTGAAGGGTTGCGGTATAGCAAGGAGGATCCAGAAAGTCTAGCAAAATGTATTAAGTTTTGAGGGACGTTTGCCTTGACATTTACGTGTTCTGGTAGGTCAATTACGTGGCACTCTCAAAAACTTtggcaaattcaaattgcACTGGAAATTACTTATGATTACCAAATCTGCTCCTAACGGATCGAAGTGACTTCACAGCGAATATATCATGCGATACATTATGACTCCCAAGTCATAATATTagacttttaatttttggttttgtttttcaacacaCAAGGAGGTTCTAGGGAggataatatattttttgtttgttttcttttgcttgttAAGATCCgttctttcttcctttgtttacaTGCATGCTAAAAAACCACAAATAGTGTATAATAGATGTAGCCGCAATTAGTACAATTATATTTGACAACAGAATTTCATTCAGAAAAGAGACTACACAAGCCAGCAGATAGTATTCGTCAGTCATGGTGGTTTGTTCATGGCCAAGCTGaattagtaatattattataaagaGGTAGTTCGATGACTTCATAATCACAGTGTTCAATTGAATTAGAGCTCTAAATAATTGGATAGTATTTGGAGTTGATTACTCGTTCAAAACCTGTGATCGTTATTCAGATTTTCATGCGTCATCGGATGACTAATGATTTCTTGGTTTAATATTTCGGATAAGCGAGGTCATTTTTAGATCAGACTGTTTTTGCTCAGACGGGCTTACGTTTTAAGTAGCCTATTACTTTGTGAAACGCAAAGTGGTTGCAGATTTattaacaaaaagacaaaatgtattttttattccaGAGAATGACGAGGACgaagatgaaaatgaaatcgCAGACGAGGACGACGATGATTATGCTGAAGATGACAAAAAAAGTGGGGATGAagacgacgatgatgacgcTGATGATGACAGTGGGGACGACGAAGATAGtggtgatgacgatgatgatagTGGTGACGACGATGATAGTggtgacgacgatgatgatgaggatAGTGGTGATGaagacgatgatgatgacgacgacgaaagtggtgacgacgatgatgatgatgatagtgGTGATGaagacgatgatgatgacgacgaggCCGaggatgacgacgatgatagTGGTGACGACggcgatgatgatgacgatgatgatgatagtgGTGATAGTGGCGATGAAgacgataatgatgacgacaagGACGATGATGATAGTggcgacgacgacgacgacgacgacgatgatgacgataatgatgataGTGGTGAAGATGATGAggatgacgacgatgacgtcGATGATAGTGGTGAcgatgacgataacgacgatgatgatgatagtgGTGATGTagacgatgatgacgacgatgatagtggtgacgacgacgacgatgatgatgatgatagtgGTGACGATGATGAGAATGACGACGATGATAGTGGTGACGATGATGATAGTGGTGATGTagacgatgatgacgacgatgatagtggtgacgacgacgacgacgatgatgatgatagtgGTGACGATGATGagaatgacgatgatgatagTGGTGACGATGATGATAGTGGTGATGTAGACGATGATGACAACGATGATAGTggtgacgacgacgacgacgacgacgatgatgatagTGGTGACGATGATGATAGTGGTGACGATGATGagaatgacgatgatgatagTGGTGATGTagacgatgatgacgacgatgatagtggtgacgacgacgacgacgatgatgatgatagtgGTGACGATAATgagaatgatgatgatgatagtgGTGACGATGATGATAGTGGTGATGTAGACGATGATGACGAAGATGATAGTggtgacgacgacgacgacgatgatgatgatgatagtgGTGACGATGATGagaatgacgatgatgatagTGGTGACGATGATGATAGTGGTGATGTAGACGATGATGACAACGATGATAGTggtgacgacgacgacgacgacgatgatgagAATGACGACGATGATAGTGGTGACGATGATGAGAATGACGACGATGATAGTGGTGACGATGaggatgacgatgatgatgacgatgacgatgatggtgccgatgaaaatgatgatgaaaatgatggtGAAGAGGAAAAGGATGACGGTGACGATGATAGTAAAGATGATGGCGACGATAATGATGGCGAAGATGAGACCCACGAAAGCAACGATGATGACGGCGATAAAGATGATgacgaagatgatgatgaagacgaTGGGGATGAAGATGACGATAAAAAGTAACTGCAAGTTAAATATCTATCTGTCATCCATCGGGAAGAGACTGAGGACTCTCTCCTTCTTCCTTAAGAATCCTTGAGGAAGAGTGCCTTCTGTAACAACAACGTACTGAAAATCTGAGCTAAAATGGCTTTCGTTGACATTTTGTCTTCCTTATGTCGTAGGGATTAAACCGGATTGTAACAacgttttttttaaagttacaTATCACGAACACAAACGACGGTGTAGCATCACACCTGAAGTATACATTTATTTGATTGAGAATAGACTTTGGTCATATTAAACTGGGTAAAAGCCAtcaattaaggacggtgcctactattgttattgcgcatacgttctgcgcatctccagatactcggatttcctatcgccaatgcttactaatacagggatatttttgcgcggtttaaaactatccggagaaagtagatcttagtaagtactcttcgtatccaaaaagaaaattgggggtaaccatgcatttttgagagataattaagcttcaatttgagaaagaacgccatacattgctttgtattttaaagctttttacaggtattattcatgaattatcttcgaaaaatgcgtggttacccccaattttcttattggatttcaataggacttgttaagatctacatttcctgcataatcacacaccggggaaaaaatatctttaattcaAATATAGATCAAAATAGCGATACGAAGTACTTTCATTCAATGCAATTCTTTTTCAGGGATGGGACTGTCACTAAAAATTGCAGAAAAACGTGATTTATAGAGGCAGAGCTGAATGCAGTGCATTccaacaattatttattaacaacatttgaaatcattgttctttgttgttattctgatgtaattattttcttttgtgaggagtggggggggggggggagggttTACAAGAATTAGTTTGAAACTACGAAATAAATAACTTTAAGCtactgaaataaaatgttgatgatgattttGTTATTAGTCAGTTTTGATATCTTTGCGCCAAGCGGTTTCTTACCAGTGCTAAGAACCATCAATTTCTCTTCAGTTCATACCGGACTGCTCCAACTGAGTAAACCTGGCTTTCTCGTATTCATGTGGCTCACTGTATAGTTTGTTGTGGCTACATATAAAAAAGCATGCATTTGCATAGGCGTAAGGGCAGGCTGGGGGGATCCGGGCTGCAGCGCACCCCCTCCCTCAGCTTTGAACATTTCCGGGCAAAAcgcttaaaattatttatagaGTCCAGCTTCTACAACACGACCAAACGGTGCACTTGAAAAGTTTCAATGGCTGTGTTGCCAATCTCCCGATCGCTGGCAATTGTTAACAGTATAGACAAGAAATATCTTTGGACTGCGCCACGGAAGGAACGACGTTTCCTTTTGATAACTTTCTGATTTTAACATGATTGAGTAGACTTGTCAATAGAGG
This sequence is a window from Acropora palmata chromosome 6, jaAcrPala1.3, whole genome shotgun sequence. Protein-coding genes within it:
- the LOC141883286 gene encoding uncharacterized protein LOC141883286, whose translation is MFWRALILLFLLALLTPALGKPIPHPDENDEDEDENEIADEDDDDYAEDDKKSGDEDDDDDADDDSGDDEDSGDDDDDSGDDDDSGDDDDDEDSGDEDDDDDDDESGDDDDDDDSGDEDDDDDDEAEDDDDDSGDDGDDDDDDDDSGDSGDEDDNDDDKDDDDSGDDDDDDDDDDDNDDSGEDDEDDDDDVDDSGDDDDNDDDDDSGDVDDDDDDDSGDDDDDDDDDSGDDDENDDDDSGDDDDSGDVDDDDDDDSGDDDDDDDDDSGDDDENDDDDSGDDDDSGDVDDDDNDDSGDDDDDDDDDDSGDDDDSGDDDENDDDDSGDVDDDDDDDSGDDDDDDDDDSGDDNENDDDDSGDDDDSGDVDDDDEDDSGDDDDDDDDDDSGDDDENDDDDSGDDDDSGDVDDDDNDDSGDDDDDDDDENDDDDSGDDDENDDDDSGDDEDDDDDDDDDDGADENDDENDGEEEKDDGDDDSKDDGDDNDGEDETHESNDDDGDKDDDEDDDEDDGDEDDDKK